A window of Sedimentibacter sp. MB31-C6 genomic DNA:
TGTAGGCGTAGTTGGTAGCATAACGAATTTTGTTGTAATAAAAAAAATTAGTAAATATAGTTCAATTAAATATAAAAAAAGATACTTAAATAAGAAAATGTGATATAAGTATTGCAATTATTTGTTATTGATGGTTTAGATACTCTTTTTATAGGGTATATAAAAATAAAATAATTCAAAGTTGGAGGAAGCTAAATGGTAAATGTAAATGATTATAAGGTATCCTTGGAAAAGTTAAGAAATAATTGTAACTGTGATGAAGAACTTGAATTTGTAAATAAATTACAGGATATATATCAATTAAAAGGAGTAATTGGACAGGAAAGGGCTGTAAAATCAATGGATTTTGGTTTATCCATGAAGGCTAAGGGATATAATATATTTGTAGTAGGACCTCAAGGAACAGGTAAGAGCACTTATACTAAGACAGTTGTCTCAAAAAAAGCTGCCCAAAAGTCGGTTCCTGAAGATTGGTGCTATATTAATAATTTTAATGAAAAGGAAAAACCGCTTGCTGTTTCTTTGGAAGCAGGACAAGGTAAAATTTTTCAAAAAGATATGGAAAAACTTATATCAAATTTGACAATAGAAATCAAAAGGGCTTTTGAAGACAAGGAGTATGAAAATAAAAAGGATTTAATACTGCAGGAATTTAATAAGAAAATGAATTCTTTTATGCAGGATATTGAAAAAGTATCCATTGAAGCTGGGTTTAATGTAGAACAATCACAACAGAGAATTATTCTAATTCCTATAAAAGATGGTAAAGCTATGGAACCAGAAGAATATAACAGTCTTCCAGATGGAGAAAGGGAAAAAATTGAAAAAAAAAGAAATGAACTTGGCAAAATAATAGAAGAGAAATTACGTGAAGTAAAGTCTTTGCAAAGGGAAATAGATGATGAAGGAGTGGAACTTCAAAAACAAACAGCATTTCTCGTGGCAAAACCATTTATAAATAAATTAAAAAATAAATATAATAAAATTCCTAAAATAATTGAATATCTTGATATGGTGCTAAAAGATGTATCAGAAAATTACTTAATATTTAAAAGTATTGGTGATATATCAAATAATGGTAATGTTTCAATTATCAAAAATGAAATGATGGAAGATGAAGATAATGAATCGTTAGAAAATATAATTTCTATGCCGAAGGATATGATGGATCCGTTTATAAGATATAAGGTGAATTTATTTGTTAATAACGAAAATAGAAAAGGGGCACCTGTTGTAATCGAAAGTAATCCATATTATTACAATCTTTTTGGTAAAATTGAATATAAAACAAATAGTCAATCTATGGCTACAACAACAGATTTTACAATGATTAAGGCGGGTGCAATTCAAAGGGCAAATGGAGGATATTTAATCCTTCAAGCTAAGGATTTATTTATGGATCAATTTTCATGGGATGCCTTAAAAAAAGCTTTGAAATATAACTATTCAGTTGTAGAAAATATTGGAGAACAGAATCGCTTTGTTCCAACTGTTACATTAAAACCAGAGTCTATTCCTCTTAATGTAAAAATAATACTAATTGGAAGTCCTGAATATTATTATATCCTTTCAACTGATGAAGACTTTAGAAAACAATTTAAGGTAAAGGTAGATTTTGATACTGAAATGATAAGAAATCAAGAAAATATACAAAATTATGTATATTTTGTTAATTCTTTATGTCAACAAGAAAATTTGATATCTTTTAATAAATCTGCCTTAGCAAAAGTGGTAGAATTTGGCTCCAGACTTGCAGATAATCAGAATAAACTATCCACTCAGTTTAACAGTGTTAGTGAAATAGTTTATGAATCTTCAGCTATAGCAGAAGAGGAAAGAGTAGATTTTGTAGATGAAATTCATGTTGAAGAAGCAATTAAAAATAAAAAATATAGATTAAATATGTTAGAGGAAAAGCTACAAGAGCAAATTTTAGATAAAAAGGTATTAATAGATACAGAAGGATCAGTAGTAGGACAGGTAAATGGATTATCTGTTATGCAAATAACAGGTTATTCCTTCGGCATGCCTTCTAGAATAACTGCAAGAACATATATGGGAAAAGAAGGTGTAATAAATATTGAGAGAGAAACAGAGATGAGTGGAAATATTCATTCTAAGGGGGTTCTTACTCTTAATGGATATTTAGGTGGAAAACTTGCTCAGGAAAAGCCATTAGGATTAACTGCTCAGGTTACCTTTGAACAGCTTTATGGCGGAGTGGAAGGAGATAGTGCATCTAGTGCAGAATTGTATGCTATATTATCTAGCTTATCAGGAGTTCCTTTAAAGCAAAGTTTGGCTGTTACAGGTTCAGTAAATCAGATGGGTGAAATACAACCCATTGGTGGAGTCAATGAGAAAATAGAAGGATTCTTTGATATTTGCAAAGCTATGGGTTTGAACAAAGAACAAGGAGTAATAATTCCTAAGAGCAATATAGACAATTTAATGCTAAAAGATGAGGTTATAGAAGCAGTAAAAAATAATTTGTTTAATATCTTTGCAGTAAAAACAATAGAAGAAGGTATTAGTATATTAAGTGGTATTTCTGCAGGAGAAGTAGATGAATATGGGAATTATCCTGAAGGAAGTATATTTTATTTAGCAGATCATAAACTCCATGATTATACAAAGGGATTAGAACTAGCTGAAGAAGTATAATAATAGTACAGATTAGATAAAATTATAATTATTGAAATAGTATTACAATTATGGTAGTATATTCAAGGATATAACATTTTATAAAAAAACGATATTAGTTATGAGGAGATTATTATGAAAAAGAAATATGTATCATTAGTGTTAGTTGCTTTAATGTTAATTACTGCTTTAACTGGTTGTGGTCCAAATGACTTAGGTTATTTAAATTTATCAGGGGAGATATCTAAGTTAACACAATATAATTTTATTAATAATACACAAATTGAAATTTCAAAAGAGTTAGCAGACGAGGATTTTAATATAGATTTGAACATAGAAGGTGAAATTAATATAGACGATGTTGAATCTGCGTACATGAACTTAGATGTTCTTATGAAAATTAATGACATAGAAATAGAAAAACCTATAAATTTAGTTTTAACTGATAATAAATTACTTGTATCTAAAAATGCTTTATTAGAATTTGTGGCTATTGAACAATTAAAAGCTACAGAAGTAGATAAAAAAATTGTTGAACAACTTTATTACAACGATTTAAAGGATGTTGAATACATTATATTAGTTGATTTAACCGAAACATATCCAAATACAATGTATCTTGGAGAAAAAAATGAGAAATTATATGATGATGCAATTGATTATCTCACAAAAGCGTTTGAAGGTTTTGACTCAAATCTTATATCAAAAACATCAAAAGGCTTTGTAGTAGAAATGAATTCAAAAAATACATTAGCCTTTATTGAAAACTTAATTAATTATATTAAAGATAACAAAGAATTAGTGTTTGACGAAACTATCAATTACTTAGAAAAATATTATAGCAATATTGAGATAGATGATTTATCAGATACTGATAAAGAAATTATGTTTGAAGAATTAAAATCAAGCAGACAGGATTTCTATGATGCTATAGATGAAGCTGCTATGTTTTTAAATTCAGGCGAATTAGATATATATATAGATATGTTAGAAGATAGTGTAATTAAAGAAGAAATATATAAAGAAAAAGATTCATATAAGGATATAACAGAAGTAAAGATAGTATATGATGGTATAGAGATGATTAACATCAATTCTAATACATCAATTGTTCCAACAAAAATAGAAAAAGTTTCATTAGAAGGAAAAACAATAGAAGTAGTTGAGTTAGAAAATCTTTATAACAAAACTGAAAATTATATTAACCCAGTACAAAAGATGCAATTAGAATGGTATGAAGACAGTTACTTTGTTCAAGTTGAAAGTGCTAGATTAGAAGGAAATATAGATAATGATTATAAAGATTTTGCAAATATTGATAATAGCATTTATTTACCATTGAGATTTATATCTGAATCTTTTGGAGAAGAAGTAGATTGGGATAACGAAAACAAAAAGGCATATATAATAAGAGATGAAGAAAAAATTGAAATGACTGGAGTTATTATTGATTCTAACACCATGGTTAAAGTAAGAGATTTTGAGAAACTTGGGTATAAAGTAGATTATATTCAAGAAGATGGTAAGTCAATTGCTACTATTACAAAAAATTAAATCAATCTTTTCATATATAATAAACTAAGTAAATACACTTCAAAAAATTTTAGCATATTTAGTGTTGAAAAGAAGATACTATTTATGAGGTGATATTATGGCAAAAGCAGGTATGAGAAGACCAAATCCAAGAGAACCGCATGGTACAGAAAGCAATCATAAAATGCATCTATCCAAAAATGATGTTCCGCCTGTACCAGAAATACAAGGTAAAGCAAAGTATGGTAATAAAAAGGCAAAACCTATTATTATAAATAAAATTCATCATAAAGAATTAGAGTGAAAAATTTTAAATTAATGAATATTTAAATTAAAATTGATTATAATATTATTACGATGACAAATCCATTTAGGTGAATTAAGTATTATTTTGAGTAGATGAAAGTAACCTAAAATTATGGATTTGTCATCTTTTTTAACTGTAATTGTATAGATAATATTAAGTTTAAACGATATAATTAGGGGTATATATTTTATATTAAAATAAAAATGTTAATAGTAATAAGAAGAAATTTTATAAAAATTTATTTCTAAATGAGAGGAGGAGTTAATAATGAAGGCTTTCGTTGACAGAGATACTTGTATTGGATGTGGTGTTTGTGTAGCACTTTGCCCAGATGTTTTTGAATTAGATGATGAAAATATATCTGTTGTAATATCAGATCCAGTGCCTACAGAATTTGAATCTTGTGCTGAAGAATCCAAACAAGAATGTCCAGTAGGTGCTATAACAGTTGAATAGATAATAAAATATAACTTATAGGAGAATTACAATGTCTGAAGAATATGTAAGTAATGATAATGAAGTTCTTTTTTTATCTAATTTAAACAGTATTGAAGCAGATATTATTATTTCAAAACTAAAATCATTTGATATACCAGTTTTAAAAAAGGCAAAAGGCTCAGGTGGTATTATGGAAATATACTTTGGAGCAAATAATTTTGGCATAGACTTGTATGTCCCTTCGAGTATGCTTCAAATAGCTGAAGAGTTGATTTTAGAAAATAACACTGATGATGAAACTGATTTATAAATAACTACTTAACGTTAAAAAGCGGTTTTGTATAATACAAAACCGCTTTTTAACGTTAAGTAGTTTTTAAAATAATAAATTTTAAAAATATCTCTATGTGTTTTGATTGTTAAATTGGAATAAACTTGGTATAATAACATCTAATATAACTATTTTATTTAGATAAAAAGTATGTTTAAATATGGAGGAATTAAAATGGCAGAATTAAAATATGAAATTACACAAGAAATAATAGTCATATCAGAGTCTTCACAAGGTTGGACTAAGGAGTTGAATTTAGTAAGTTGGAACGAAAGAGAACCGAAGTATGATATAAGAGAATGGTCGCCTGAACATGATAAAATGGGCAAAGGTATTACCTTTACTAAAGAAGAGATGAAAAAGTTAAGAGACGCATTAAATGATTTAGATTTTTAAGTAAAAAACGAGGATTGCAAAGGACGGAACGTCCTTGCCGTTAAGGGGGGTGCTCAGTAAAAATGCTTTATTAAAGCATTTTTACGCCGAAGGGGGACATAGGTCCCCCTAGCGGGTGTTGCGAAGCAACTCTTTTTAGATGTTATGATATATATAAAATAATGAAGAATAAATTTATAGTATAAATTAGGGGACAACTATGGAAAATTTAGACTTTAAAATTGAACAATGGAAAAATCTACTGCTAGACTTGGGAAAAAGCAATAGGTTAATTAACTTTAGGACGACAAAAAAATCAAACATAGAAATTAAATTACCGAAATTAAATGAATTATATAGTGCTATTGTAAAAGAAGAAAAATTACTAAAATTTGATTATTCTATTAATTCAATAAATCAAAAGTCATCTATCATAAATGGTGATTTAAAAACGAATAGGTCTTTAAATGAAAAAAATAATATTTTAAAATCATTGAGGTCTAAAGCTAAGTTATCAATTGAAGAACAAGGAATAAACACTTTATATCTTGCTTTTGGAATGCTTAAATGGATTGATAGAGAAAATATAAAGGAGGTAATTCATTCTCCTCTTATTCTTGTACCTGTTAAATTAACTTTACCTTCTATTAATCATCCATATGAAATAAGCTTACATGATGACGAAATAGTTTTGAATCCTAGCTTAGCTTATAAATTAGAAAGTGATTTTGGCATAAAGTTGCCAGAATTCAATGAACATGATGATGAGATAATAGTATTTCTAGATAAAATTAAAAGCATAATTCAGATACATAATTGGGAAATTGTTGAAGAAGTTCAATTGACTTTATTATCATTTCTTAAAATTAATATGTATAAAGATTTAGATAGAAATAAAGAAAGAATTATAAATCATCCTGTAATAAAAGCAATAGCTGGTGATTATAAAGAAATTAGTCAGGTTCCAGCAGAATTAAATAATTATAATCATGATAAAAATACAAGTCCTTTAGATACTTATCAAGTTTTAGATGCAGATGCAAGTCAACAAGATGCTATTTTGCTGTCTAAAAAAGGGTATAGTTTTGTATTGCAAGGTCCACCTGGTACGGGAAAAAGTCAAACAATAGCCAATATTATCTCTGAAGGTATAGCAGATAGAAAAAAGATTCTTTTTGTTTCTGAAAAGATGGCTGCTTTAGAAGTGGTGAAGAAAAGGCTTAGCGAGGCAGATTTAGATGATTTTTGCTTAACTTTACATAGTCACAGGGCAAATAAGAGGGAAGTTTTAAAAGAACTAGATAGAATTCTAAAATTAACTGTGGAAAATATCAGAGATGATATTTTATACGATTTATCTGACTTAGATAAAAAAATCAAGGAGTTAAATGAATATCAAGAACAGTTACACACAAAGGTTATGCCATTAGATGTAACTATTTATGAAATCAATGGTAAGCTTGCTAAATTAGAAGGTATTAAGGATGTTGTATTCACTATTGATAATGTTGAAAATATAGATGCAGATAAGCTTAATTCTTATAAATATCTTATTAATCAATATTCTAAAGCAGTTGGTAAGAATAATAATGATATTATTTCTAATCCATGGAGTAGCTCGAATATAAAGACTCTTACATATGATTTAAGAAATAAAATAGAAATAACTATAAAAAGTCTTTTACCTAAATTAAGAAAGTTTATAGATTTATATGAGAAAACAGTTGATTTTACAGGTGCTAAATTTAACTACAGCATAAATAATTTGCAAGTATTATATGATGTTTTAAACTTTTGCATTGAACTTCCACCAATACCAATTCATTGGCTAGAAGCTGAAATCGATGAATTAAGGTCTATGTCAAATAAATTTGTATTTAAGCGCAAACAGTATTTTGACTTAAAAAACCAGTTGAAAAAAATATATAACGAAGATATTTTTGCCATTTCTTCTAACGATATTATTAATATTTTTGAAAATGAGTTTACAGAAATAAAAAAACATATTAATACAAAGAGATATGAAACACAAAAAGATATTATAATAAATGCTAGTTTGATAGATTCAGAGTGTAAGGAAATAAAAAATACTTTAAAAGATAGTTTTGATAAGGGTAGTATTATTACACAAAAATTGGGATTATCTAATTTAGAAACCATTAATTCGCTTTTATGGTTGGATGATTTAGCTAGATACATTTTAAAAAAAACAAATCCTACAGATAAATGGTTTAATGAGGTACAACTAAACGATACATTAATTTTATTGGAAGATGCTAAAGAACATCAATTGATTATTAAAAATAATATTTCAGCAATAATAGAAAATTATGATAAGAAAATAGTAAATTTGAATTATGATGATTACATAGATAAGCTAACAAAAAGTTATACAAAAACATTAAATATTATAGCAAAAAATAACAATATAAAAGATATCGGTTTAATTGACAGGCGTTCTATTTTAAATTTTAGCCAAAATGAGGTGCCTAAATTAGAAAGATGTAAAAATATAATTGAATTAGCATATAAAGCAGCTGAAAGACTTTCTGTTATAATAGAGGTAAAAGATTTAGAAACTTTTGATGAACTAATATCATTAAGTAAATTAATTAATATTATAAATCGAAATCCTCAGCCTACAATATCTTGGTTTGATATCAATATGGATTCTGTAATAGATAAAATAATTTCTGATTTAGAAGAAAGACAAGTGGAAATAAAAGAATTAACTGAAGTGATAATTTCTAAGTTTAGCAATGATATATTTAACATAGATTATAAAGGAATATTATCTAGATTTAACACAGAATATACTAGCTTTTTCAAAAAAATAAAAGGTAGTTATAAAGCTGATAGAAAAATTATCTTAAGTTGCTACAGAAATCAAAAAGATAAATTAGAAGATAATGATATAATAAAACTTCTAAATAATATTGCAATAGTTAAAGAAGGTGAGCAATGGTTAAGTGATAATCATAATTTAGCTAAAGAATTGTTAGGAGATTTATATCAAGAAAAATATACAGATTGGGAGTTAGTTCGTTTAAATAGGGCAAACTTTAAATCTATAAGATCATATTTTGGTAATTTTCAGATTTCAGATAAATTGAAAAAGGTATTGTTAAATTGCAATTTATCTGATACAAACGCAGAAATTAGAAATTTAAATGAATCTATACTAAAAAATGCTATTACAGAAATAGAAAATATCACCAATATAAATATTGTTAGTTCTCATCCTGTTGAAATAATAAAATATATTGATTTATTATGTAAGGAAGTACAAATAATTAAAAATGATTATGAAAAAATTTATGACTATAAATTAAGTAAAGACGAGCATCTAACTATAAAGAATATTATTGATTTACTTTATAATGTTAGGGACATTAATATTTGTAGGAATTGGTTTCAAGAGAAGAGTTATTTACTTGAAAGTTATTTAGGGGCAAATTTTATTGGAGAAAATACGGATTTTAAAATAATCAGTAATTCTATAACTATTACTAATAATATAAAACTGTTATTAAGCAATGAAGTTCCAAAAAAATTTATATCATTATTAATATCTAATGAATATCCATATGAAGATTTAATTTCTTTTCAATGGAGTATAAAAAAATTAAAGGATAGCAGTGTTTTTGATAGAATTTATTCAATATTAAACAAAAAAAATATTAAGGAAATAAAAGAAGAAAAAATTTCTTTGTTGATTAATTCAATTGATCTAATTATGAATTCTGTCAGTTTATTACAAGCAACATATACGAATTTAGAAAGTTATAGCAAAGAAAATTTACAGTATGAAATAATAATGTCTGATATCATTTCTTTAAATAAAATTCAAAGAATAGAAGAACAGTTTATTAAGCATGAAGTAGAATTAAAAGAAAAATATTCATTTTATTATAATGGTGTTGGTACTGATTGGGAAAGAATAAATATTAATTTAAATCTTGTTAAAGAACTTAAAGAACTTTGTAATGAGTTTTCCTTATCAAAACAGTTTATTACATCAGTGTGCACTAATGAAACTTTTGTTATAAAATGTAAAACTTTTGTTGAAAATTTAGCAAATGCTAAAAAGGAAATTAATGAAGAATGTTGTGAATTTTTTAATTTATTTGAAAACCAAGAGGAATTATATAATTTGAATATTTATAAACTTCTTAGTAAAATTGAAGGATGCACAAATTTGATTCTATTAGAGGAATGGATTAGTTTTCAAAATATTAGAAATAAATGTAAAGATAATGATTTATCAGATTTTATTGATAAGATAGAAAATATAGAATGCGAATCAAGTGAAATTTTAAATATCTTTTTGAAAAGATTCTATAATTTGTGGCAAGACGTAAACTTAACTAAATTTCCAGCTGTTTTAAATTTTATAGGCAAAAATCATCAAGTACTAATAAAAGAATTCAATACACTAGATAAAAAACAGCTTAGGTTAGCACAGTTTAGAATAAGAGAAAAAATAATAGCAAAATTACCCGATATAAACGTGACGACATCTGCTATTGAAGAAATAGGCATTTTAAAACGTGAAATAAATAAGCAGCGAAAAATTAAGCCGTTAAGGAAGTTATTAAGTGATATACCTAATTTAATTACAACTTTAAAACCATGTTTATTAATGTCTCCTCTTTCTGTAAGTTTATATTTGCAAGCTGAAGAATACAATTTTGATATTATTATTTTTGATGAAGCATCCCAAATTCATACAGAAGACGCAATTGGTGCAATTATGAGAGGTAAACAAGTTATAATTGCTGGAGATAGATTTCAATTACCACCTATGAGTTTTTTTACAGCAAACTTATCTGACACTAATAACACAGATGACGATAATGATTTTTATGATTCTATATTAGAAGAAGCAATTAATGCTTTACCGGAAAGAACGCTTAAATGGCATTATAGAAGTAGATATGAAGATTTGATAGCATTTTCAAATAAAAATATTTATATGAATAATTTGGTAACATTTCCATCTAATAGAGGGAAATTGTCACATTGTGGAGTTGAATACATTTATGTTGAAGAGGGGATATATACTAGAGGAGGTAGAAAAAATAATATAAAAGAAGCAAAACGTGTAGCAGAACTAATATTTGAACATTTTGATAAATTTCCAAATAGATCTCTTGGTGTTGTTACTTTTAGTGAAACGCAACAAAACGCTATAGAAAAAGAAATTAGACAAAGAAGACTTTCAAATCCATATTATGAGAAATTTTTTATAGAAAATATTGAAGAAGAATTTTTTATTAAAAATCTTGAAAATGTTCAAGGAGATGAAAGAGACACAATTATTTTCAGTATTGGATATGGAAAGGATACAAATGGTGTAATGCATATGAATTTTGGGCCTTTAGGTCGAAAAGGTGGATATCGCAGATTGAATGTTGCAATTACACGTGCTAAATACAATTTGAAACTTGTTGGTTCCATTAAACCAACTGATATAGATTTAGATAAAACTAATTCTGAAGGTGTTAGAATGTTAAAATATTATATTGAATATGCATTAAAAACATCTAGTAACCATCAAAACGATCTGATATTGTGTAATACAGCTAATATTGATTCATCTTTTGAAGAAGTTGTCTATGGATTTTTGGTTGATAATGGTTATATAGTAAAAACAAAAGTTGGATGTTCTGGATATAGAATGGATATGGCTGTTGAACATCCTTTTAAAAAAGGGTTATTTGTTTTGGGAATTGAGTGTGATGGTGATACATATCATAATACTAGAACTGTTAGAGAACGTGAAAGGTTAAGACGGTCAATTCTAGAAGATATGGGATGGACAATTTATAGAATATGGTCTACTGATTGGATAAAGAACCCAAAATTTGAAGGCGATAAACTTTTAAATACAATAGATAAAGCTATATCTAACACAATACTATAGCTTTATAATAAAAATATACAGCATGAGGTTAGAATGGAAAAATATAAAGAAATTGAAAGAAGCATTATAAAAAAATACAGAAAAAAAATCTGGTCAAGATTTACGTTAGCAATAAAGGAATACAAGCTTATAAAAGAAGGAGACAAAATTGCTGTTTGTATATCAGGTGGTAAAGACTCAATGTTAATGGCTAAATGTATCCAGCATTTACAAAAGTATACAAAGATTCCATTCAAAGCAGAATACATTGTTATGGATCCTGGTTATAATTTATTAAATCGACAACGAATAATAGATAATGCAGAGAAAATGAATATTCCCATTAAAATATATGATTCTGAGATATTTGAAGTTGTGGAGGTAGCAGGAGGAGGAACTCCTTGCTATTTATGTGCAAGAATGAGAAGAGGATATTTATATAGATTTGCTAAGGAGTTGGGATGTAATAAAATTGCATTAGGACACCATTTAGACGATGTAATTGAGACAACATTAATGAGCATGTTGTATGCAGGTGAATTTAAAACCATGATGCCTAAGTTGCACAGCGCTAATTTTGAAGGAATGGAGCTTATTAGACCAATGTATAAAATTCGAGAAGAAGATATTATTGCATGGAGCAAATATAATAGTCTTGAATTTATTCAATGTGCTTGTAAAATTACAGATAGCATTTCACAAGGAAATGGTGGCTCTAAACGGAATGAAATGAAATCTCTAGTTAAATATATGAGAAAGATTAATTCTAATTTTGATTATAATATTTTTAATAGTATTCATAACGTAAACTTAGATACAGTTATAGGATATCGTAAAGATAAAATAAGACATAGTTTTTTGGACAACTATGATAAAGAATCAACTTCGTCTTGACTAGACTTTATAACAAAGGAGAATTAGTTTGGAGAGAAAAATTGGTATTATTGCAAACGATATTGGGTTAAAGGAAAATATTGAAGAATTATATGAAGATGATATTAAAAATGGTAAAATAATAATTGAGCTTTTAGATTCTGACAAAATGGAAGAACAGGGAAAATTACTTGAAAAGAAAGGCGTCAGAGCTATTATTGCCCGAAGTGGGGGATATCGTTATACTATTGGAAATGTAAATGTTCCTGTTGTTAATTTGAAAATTTCTACTTTAGACATTCTTCATTCAATTAAAACAGCCAGAAAAATTGGAAAAGACATTGTTCTAATTATTTCTGATTTAGAGAATTTTGATTATGAAGAATGGGAGGATATGATTTATTCTAAATTAATCATTGAAAAGTTTATTTATAAGGAAGAAATCGAAACAATAGTTAGTAAATATGCTTCCAAACAATCAAAAGTAGTAATTGTAGGTGGCGGGATTCCTTGTAAAATAGCTAAAAAATATAATTTAGATTTTGTTCATATTGGTGCTAGTGATGAGTCTATTCATGATGCAATAACTGGAGCATGGGAATTAGTTGACAGTTTGTATGAACAAAAATATAAAAATGAAATATTAAATACTACATTAGATGGCGTTCATGATGCTGTTGTTGCATTAGATAAAGATGGGAAGATAATTTTATATAATGAAAGAGCACAAGAATTGTTAAAAAAGGACAGAGAAACAGTACTAAATAAAAAACTCCTTGATATTTTTCCGGAGCTTAATTTTATGTTAGAAGGGTTTAATAATCAAACTTTTAATCATAATGAAATAGTACATTTAGATAAAATTGTTATTACTGCTAACACTTCTCTTTTGAAAGTTGACGATCAAGTAATAGGTGTA
This region includes:
- a CDS encoding DUF4011 domain-containing protein, producing MENLDFKIEQWKNLLLDLGKSNRLINFRTTKKSNIEIKLPKLNELYSAIVKEEKLLKFDYSINSINQKSSIINGDLKTNRSLNEKNNILKSLRSKAKLSIEEQGINTLYLAFGMLKWIDRENIKEVIHSPLILVPVKLTLPSINHPYEISLHDDEIVLNPSLAYKLESDFGIKLPEFNEHDDEIIVFLDKIKSIIQIHNWEIVEEVQLTLLSFLKINMYKDLDRNKERIINHPVIKAIAGDYKEISQVPAELNNYNHDKNTSPLDTYQVLDADASQQDAILLSKKGYSFVLQGPPGTGKSQTIANIISEGIADRKKILFVSEKMAALEVVKKRLSEADLDDFCLTLHSHRANKREVLKELDRILKLTVENIRDDILYDLSDLDKKIKELNEYQEQLHTKVMPLDVTIYEINGKLAKLEGIKDVVFTIDNVENIDADKLNSYKYLINQYSKAVGKNNNDIISNPWSSSNIKTLTYDLRNKIEITIKSLLPKLRKFIDLYEKTVDFTGAKFNYSINNLQVLYDVLNFCIELPPIPIHWLEAEIDELRSMSNKFVFKRKQYFDLKNQLKKIYNEDIFAISSNDIINIFENEFTEIKKHINTKRYETQKDIIINASLIDSECKEIKNTLKDSFDKGSIITQKLGLSNLETINSLLWLDDLARYILKKTNPTDKWFNEVQLNDTLILLEDAKEHQLIIKNNISAIIENYDKKIVNLNYDDYIDKLTKSYTKTLNIIAKNNNIKDIGLIDRRSILNFSQNEVPKLERCKNIIELAYKAAERLSVIIEVKDLETFDELISLSKLINIINRNPQPTISWFDINMDSVIDKIISDLEERQVEIKELTEVIISKFSNDIFNIDYKGILSRFNTEYTSFFKKIKGSYKADRKIILSCYRNQKDKLEDNDIIKLLNNIAIVKEGEQWLSDNHNLAKELLGDLYQEKYTDWELVRLNRANFKSIRSYFGNFQISDKLKKVLLNCNLSDTNAEIRNLNESILKNAITEIENITNINIVSSHPVEIIKYIDLLCKEVQIIKNDYEKIYDYKLSKDEHLTIKNIIDLLYNVRDINICRNWFQEKSYLLESYLGANFIGENTDFKIISNSITITNNIKLLLSNEVPKKFISLLISNEYPYEDLISFQWSIKKLKDSSVFDRIYSILNKKNIKEIKEEKISLLINSIDLIMNSVSLLQATYTNLESYSKENLQYEIIMSDIISLNKIQRIEEQFIKHEVELKEKYSFYYNGVGTDWERININLNLVKELKELCNEFSLSKQFITSVCTNETFVIKCKTFVENLANAKKEINEECCEFFNLFENQEELYNLNIYKLLSKIEGCTNLILLEEWISFQNIRNKCKDNDLSDFIDKIENIECESSEILNIFLKRFYNLWQDVNLTKFPAVLNFIGKNHQVLIKEFNTLDKKQLRLAQFRIREKIIAKLPDINVTTSAIEEIGILKREINKQRKIKPLRKLLSDIPNLITTLKPCLLMSPLSVSLYLQAEEYNFDIIIFDEASQIHTEDAIGAIMRGKQVIIAGDRFQLPPMSFFTANLSDTNNTDDDNDFYDSILEEAINALPERTLKWHYRSRYEDLIAFSNKNIYMNNLVTFPSNRGKLSHCGVEYIYVEEGIYTRGGRKNNIKEAKRVAELIFEHFDKFPNRSLGVVTFSETQQNAIEKEIRQRRLSNPYYEKFFIENIEEEFFIKNLENVQGDERDTIIFSIGYGKDTNGVMHMNFGPLGRKGGYRRLNVAITRAKYNLKLVGSIKPTDIDLDKTNSEGVRMLKYYIEYALKTSSNHQNDLILCNTANIDSSFEEVVYGFLVDNGYIVKTKVGCSGYRMDMAVEHPFKKGLFVLGIECDGDTYHNTRTVRERERLRRSILEDMGWTIYRIWSTDWIKNPKFEGDKLLNTIDKAISNTIL
- a CDS encoding tRNA 2-thiocytidine biosynthesis TtcA family protein, with amino-acid sequence MEKYKEIERSIIKKYRKKIWSRFTLAIKEYKLIKEGDKIAVCISGGKDSMLMAKCIQHLQKYTKIPFKAEYIVMDPGYNLLNRQRIIDNAEKMNIPIKIYDSEIFEVVEVAGGGTPCYLCARMRRGYLYRFAKELGCNKIALGHHLDDVIETTLMSMLYAGEFKTMMPKLHSANFEGMELIRPMYKIREEDIIAWSKYNSLEFIQCACKITDSISQGNGGSKRNEMKSLVKYMRKINSNFDYNIFNSIHNVNLDTVIGYRKDKIRHSFLDNYDKESTSS